ATTGGCGACATTGTTAAAATGAAAAAAACTCATCCCTGCGGCTCCGACCGCTGGGAAATTATGCGTACTGGTATTGATTTTGGCCTTAAATGTGTGGGCTGCGGCCGGCGGGTAATGATTCCGCGACCGAAATTTGAAAAAGCAGTGAGAGCGATCGTAGAGAAAAAATTAGCTGACAGCCAATCTTGAGCTTGACGTTTTAGGGGGAGTTCATTTATAATCAGGTTAGAAATTAAAAATTTAGCGATACAGAACTGGCGGATGAGTGGAGCACCACGTGGACTGTATCGTATTCAGCCGACCGCCTGGGCAGTTTTTTTATGCTCAGGCGGTTTTTTGTTGTTCAGGAATTGTCTGGGTTGACAGAAACTGGAACATATGGAGGGGAAAAGATGACGAGCGCATGGCAGGGATTTACCGCGGGAGATTGGCAGAAAGTC
This portion of the Dendrosporobacter quercicolus genome encodes:
- a CDS encoding DUF951 domain-containing protein gives rise to the protein MNIVRYDIGDIVKMKKTHPCGSDRWEIMRTGIDFGLKCVGCGRRVMIPRPKFEKAVRAIVEKKLADSQS